In Oryza sativa Japonica Group chromosome 8, ASM3414082v1, the sequence ttttccaaagaattaatcttcgaatgggccttaccccatctattaattccaacagtaACAACCTCCTGTGTGGAGAAGAataaaaggaagaagagaacTCATAAAAGCTGCGCAGTTTTGCAGCACCAAAACGTTGTTCTTCTCTGGTTTTCTGCATTGTCGTTTTTCGTTAGACACTGTTCATCATTCTGAAACCGTCAGACAAGCTAGGATAGCCACTGAAATCGCGTGTGTTTGCTGATAGCTCCGTCGTGGTCTCCTTCATGCAGCGGCCGGCGAGGAGCTACCACCATGTCGCCTGCCACGACGGCTTCAAGGTGCTCCACCTGCCGTAGAAGGCGGCAACGAGCGGCGACACCCACAACGaactctagctccgccgccgtggGCAGGAGTTCGACGATGATCTCGGGTTCACGCTGTGCAACGATTactactcgccgccgccgaagttgGTGGACTTCGTCACTGACCATCCGTTCGCCTCCTTTTAGCTACTCCACGCCACGACCCCGTCCCGTGCGGCCGCTCCTCGGCGTTGCTACGACCGGCAGCCTCGCCGCGCGACGCCCTGCGAAGACGATGGATTGCGACCTCTCCTCGACGATGAAGCCCTGCGAGGGCGAggagctcgcccgccgccgctcctcctctgctCCGCCAGCCCGCTTCGCTCGCTCGTCCACGCCTCGCCGCCAAGGTGCTGTCCTGCTCGTCGGCCTCCACGCGTGCTCGTCGGCCTCCCTCCGTCGCCTggagagaaaggagaggagagagagatgaagagaggggagatggggagagatgaggaagaagaggaggggtgagGATGAAATGTGgagcccatgtgggccccaccattttttattaatttgtgtgtgaaactgacatgtgggtcccatggttttattatttttttcggatcgaattgccatgtaggcgccacgtcaatgccacgtcagatgaagaccgagtcaaattggccacgtaggcgccacgtcagctaaaaccaccctcaaaacagccgagggacctaatctgcactggttttgatagttaagggacccaTTGTATCTGATTTTTCagttgagggacgaaaatcggattcgttgacaagttaacggacctcagatgaacttattccaaacagAAAATTAGCTGAAAGTCTATTTTTGCCTCGCTCAACTATAGCCATGCAAAGTCTGATTTTCGTACCAtcaattcttcttttttttaaaaaaaaaactcacagaTATCATGCGTTACGGCGGATTATTCGTTATAAAAATTCAATGGATGGACATGAGATATATTATGGACATGTAAAAACACCTCAGATATAAAAATGAAATACATTTTAATGGTTTTTTTTATAGCATACTACATTAAGTGGTCAATGAATGTTGAGTTACCTCATAATCAATGAAAAATGATAATTGTCGATGTATAATGTCTATTCGATGGTTGTGATGAAGCATGGAAATGATCCAATGCCTCTTATTTTGTGGGTGATGTGGCTCAATGCCTGTCTGAcatcacatgaaaaaaaataaatatcttcatgggacccacatgacaCTTTAGTCACCACCGACATCTTCTTCCCCCCAACTCTCCATCTCTTCCAGtcttccctctctctcatgTATCAGGCCAGTAGTGGCAATTGAGGGGCAGCGGCGTCTCCATAAATCTGCATGTTCTCCACAGATCTGCGGAACATACGGTATTGTTAGGTCGTGGTGTGAAGCGGGGGATCTCGAGAGGGAGGCAAGCGTAATGGATTGGAGCTCAATGTAGTGAAGCATGGTGATACACATGTATGGCGATGCACAAAGATCGAGCTCGGTGAGGTGGAGGTGCTAAAACCAGTCTAGGCAGTGCAAGCAGGACACATTGTCACCATCTCGCTTGCGGGCATTGTCATTGGCGGCTCGCTCATGCCCGTGCGGCCAAATCCAACCTGCTTAGGTGGAAATGAAGTGcggggagatggggaggggtTGATGGTGCATAGCGACGAAGAGGGAGGCATGTGAAGAGGTTAGAGGGTTAGAGAGTGGAAGGGGTGGATAGGAGAAGCACATAAGGGTGGACGCTGCTAATCTAGATTTTAGTGGTTGTGGAGTCTCCTCTTGCCTGCACTCGTGCGGTCAAATCCAACCTGCTCAGGTGGCAGCAAAgtgaggggagatggggaggggcCGACATTGCGTAGGGACGAAGAGGGAGGCACGTGAAAGAGACCGGGCAAGGGAGAGGAAGATGGCAGATGGGAGAAGCACATGATGGTGGGTGCTGCTAATCTAGATTTTGCCTCTTCTCGCCTTTGCTGACTACCACTGCCTTCTCAACATCGTCGTTGCTGACAATATTCTCATGGGGCTCACGTCTGCTGACCAGATCTACAATGCCAACGCACCCTCACCTTGTTGGACCCTAACGTGGCGCTGATTTTGGCCATATGCTCATCTCCATCAACTTTAAGGGAGAGATAGGGGTAGACTAGTAGGATATGAAGAAACGACTAATCATATTGTCATGACCTTGGGTCACTGACAAATTGGGGATAGGCGGGAAAGTACAATTTTCCCTTCCTATCCTAAAAAATGAGATGAGCTCGAAGAGTAAAATCCCATGTATCGTATGGTATTATGATATCTCTCATCTCGTATTTGATTACAAGATTAGGACCGGCTTATAGCCTTTGGAGGTACATGTGAGATTATAATCATACCCCTAAGAGTACATAAGAAGTTACTATAATACCCCTATAAAGTTAGAAATTCTAAGGGTATGGTTGTACATTTGTATGGTCCTGAAATATCTGGCGCCAGCTTGCAAGAGTGTTGGAGTGGTCCCCGCAGTATCTTCTTGGGGAATATTCCTTGCTCAACGACATAACCTTCAGGCTTTATCTGCCCTGGTCGAATGGTATTTCCCTCTTGTGGTAGGCTAGAATACTCTTTTCCAGACTGGACTTCTTGCCGCATTCACTGGTATTCTAGTATTTACCTGCTACATTAGGTCGATCGAGAAGTATTTGCCGCGAGTAAAAACCTCTTTGGCTCTTTGCTAGGTGAGTGAGCATGTTTCGGTCCAATAAGGGGATGGTGTTTGCCTCCTGCTACAACACATATCATGAGTTTATGTGGGTCCCAttagatatttttattttttccgtgATTGCTATGTTGGCGCCACATAGGCTGAAACAAATGTCCTTTCAATTCTAATTGTAATGCCTCGTAGACATCACATAGGATGAAACCATTGTCCAAACCGCTCAGAGAGGTAAAACAAACCGGTTTTAATAATTGAGGGAGTCTCGGCTGAGGATGCAAAATCAGACTGGCTATAGTCGAGGAAggcaaaataattttttttcctacaaaaAAGTGGGCCAAACACATACTTTAGACCCAATCAACTAGAGGCCTAAGCCCAATCTGGTTCTCATGGGCTGGATCAAATGCACTGCATCAGGACGCGTTCCCACTGCAGGGTGCAAACACATGCTCCATGCTTGCATGCAGAGAGGACGAGCGTTACTACCAGCTGGAGCTAGGAAACGTACGAATTGAAGCTGGCAAATTCCACGTGAAATTTAATTAGCTCGAATGCTACCGTTGCTGATCAGTGATCTTTTCGCGAATTATTGATTCTAATTATGTGTTTTtggcatttcttttttttcaagttgAAGATTTACGGCGTGGTTTACAGGAAACTAATTAATTATGCTTAGCTAAGTTGCGAGGTGTCCAAAGGAGGCAGGTAATTAGTAACGCGCCTGTGCCCTTAAACAGGTAAGCTAGCAGAATAAATACCCCCCATTTCTGGGTTAATTAGCTTGCATCCTCAAATTTGAAAACCAAAGATGCTTCAAGCTGATCTTGCTCTCAACAAGTCTCGATTCATCCGAGGAGAGATCACGAACTCGATCGACGGTGGTATGTAACTTTCTGAAATTCTTTTGTCTAGGTTAGATTAGCCAGAGCTAGCTTTCAGATCATATAGTTTTTACTAGATCTCTATAACTGCAAAGATTAAGTCTGTTCCAAGATCTGTTTGTTCCATGGAGTCTTGAGTTGATTTCAGGATTTGTCTCAACCTTTTGGCAGGTTAATTATATTAGCGGTAGAGCTAACCTTCATATCATATGGTTTTTACTAGATCTATAGCTGCAAAGATTATCTGTTCCATGGAGTCTTGAGTTGATTTCATGGATTAATTTGTCTCAAACTTTTGGTAGGTTATATTAGCGCTAGAGCTAACCTTCATTTATTTGTTCCAAGGTCTATTTTCATATAGTCTTGAGTCACTgctggagaaaggggctttactTCCAGTTAAAGTTATGCAACCGAGGACTATAAATCCGAGACTAAAAGtagacatctttagtcccggttaaaataaccgggacaaaagatagatcttagtcccggttgttatcATCAACCGGaactaatgtttttttttcttttttttcttttttctactgCTTAGCACCAGGAATCATTCATAAAATCATTAACAAATCATTCGAGCAccacaaatcattcacaaaatccCTATAAATACAACAAGCTGCATTTTCTCTGTTtaccaaatacatcacaaatctcacaaaatcacaaaaacatTTCCAAAATCTACAACAAAATTACACAAATCATCCACACATCGCACATCGCACAAATCAGAAAATCATCCACATCGCACAGATCGGGGCGCACAGAAAATCATCCACATCCACACAGTGCGccggtcgtccgccgcctcgccgcccgcccgcccgcgttGCCGCCTCAGGCTCCGCCGtcacccgccgcctcgccggcctcaccggctgcccgcccgcccgcccacGTTGCCGCCTCGGGCTCTGCCGCCGCCCGGGGagcgccaccgcccgccgcctcgccggccgcccggatctgggagggggcTCGACCGCCCGCCCGGTCGCCCGCCGCTCCGGTCTGGGAGCGGGCTCGGCtgcccgtggccgccgccgccggtgggaggggcgaggggaggggaggaaggggatggggaggagaggggagcgcCCAGGGGAGgagggcaggaggaggaggaggaggaggaggagagggctgggagtgagaggaggaaaggaagagaagataagaagagaaagaagataAGGTAGAGGGAGAAGAGATAAGAGATAGATTTTTTTCTTAGTACCGGGCGTCTTTCCTCACGCGCTTGATTTTTCTAAGTCCCTCTCGCGCGCGCTTTTTTTTCGATCTTTTCTCCTGTTGATATAAACAACCGGGATTAAATATCtaatctttagttccggttgttgacatcaaccgggactaaagataatagggTCCCTGCCACGTCTTGATATTgaatgaaccgggactaaagatgattaccaatcgggactaaaaatcatcgaAGTTTTAAACTGGGAcgaaaaatgatctttagtcccggtttgttcctattcaaaccgggactattgtggttttgtgCCAACccagtaaagatggtttctccattAGTGAGTTGATTTCAGGATTTGTCTCAAACCTTTTGTTCGGTGTAAATCAGTCGATCTTTCATTGCTTGGAAACGTGTACAGATCTCATATATATAGTCCtgacctgttttttttttgtttctatcCATTTCTTTGTTGATTTGAATGGTAGATTCATCTTCTTGTTTAGCTCGTTGTCTAGATCTGTTAGAAGCAGTACGGGCTATTTTGTAGGAGTACTACTCTCAGTCGCCAGTAGATCTGTATATATGTAGGGAGCATGTAGGATCTGTGAATGAACTGTTTAATATATTAGGTCTGGGAAAGAACAGAAAGGATATGCCAATCCATCCAGGGTTTCTATTATCTTTCATACGTAATACAAccccgttttaaaatataactatcTATTCCCTACCATCTCACAACTAATCACAATCGTTATCCATTTAAtttcttcacctactttctcttctcaaccaattataattttttttaaaattattttcacatactttcttaatactcGTGTCTATaaaaaatacttacattttaGGACGTAGGTACcgtagtagctagctaggacagaGCGAATTAATGAAATACTGTGTCTTTAATTAGCATACAGTTTGCGTTTTTACTAATTTGTgtgtcacacacacacacatttttATTACAGTTTATGTTTCCACTTTGTGTAcgtaacacacacacacacacacggacACACTCtgtgtgcatatatatagaTACACCTAGCTAGCTCTCTCTGGTTCAGTCCACATACAGATATATGTAAGCTTTTATTTCATAACAGcgaattttaatatatatgtctGGCATGGTTTATCTAAATTTTTACCCTTAGCaattatgatatatatatgtggcaCATCTATTGCCTGAATTTGGTGCCTATACACATCATATTTTCATCATTGTTTACACTGAATGGGAACAAAATGATTTTTCAGATGGCATCAATGAAGCAAGAGAAGGATGCTAGAATTATAGTTCTAGCATTAGCGGCACCTGTAACTAAATTCAAGCCTCCCCAAACGAGAAAAAGGAATAAAGCTTCTTCATCCAATCATGCCAAATCAAAAAGGGCATCGACTGATGGACCTTCAGGTATGTGATCATGAATCTTTGTGATTGAATGTTTCATCCTtgcaaaaaacaaaaagggtaaaaaagaaaaaaaaagagagtccaTATATATTGCCAGTAGTTTTCATAaaacaaaaactatttttttttctttttttaccctttttttAACAGTATAGATAGTGAAAACTGAAAACTACTAATTAAGTGGTACAATACTTTTTCTAGGTATCATCAAGCTGAAGGAATCAACAACATTTGCTCATGGCAAAGACCAAATTATGGAGGAAGCAACTGGTAATTTGTAAATTATAAACTAATTGTGATTGAGATATTAGGAAGTAAATGAAGTTGAATAATAACCAAAGTCTTCCATAAAAAAACTGTTATCTTTCTTTGGCTTTTTGCAGACTTTGTGCACCAAATTGGCACTGTGAACAACATACAACAAAACCAGGAGGAGCCAGCAGGTGAACAATTGTAACTCATCCATGCAGAttaatttgtactccctccgtttcacaatgtaagtcattctagcatttccaatattcatattgatgttaatgaatctatacatatcaatatgaatattggaaatgctagaatgacttacattgtgaaacggaggaagtagcatttTAGCAAATGCGGGAAGTTTTAAATAACAAagtggcatatatatatatatatatatatatatatatatatatatatatatatatatatatatatatataatgtttcTATAGGGTTAAATCAACAGCAGCCTGCTTACCTAGGCCTTGCACATGGTGGACCACAAATTCCACTGGAAGCAGCAGGTACATCTATTCTTAGAAATATGCTCCAAACAACAGTATGTTGGATTAAATAATTTAATATATAGAAACTGAATTTTTCTGCTAAGATAATTTTCTGTAGATATAGGTCTCACTCTGCAACAAAAAATATGAATCAGTCACAGAAAAATGCAGAGAAATCAATAAGTacagttttttttaacagtATATATAGTGAAAATTGAAAACTAGTAATTAAGTGGTATAATATTTTTCCTAGGTATCACCATGCTGCAGGAATCAACCACTGCAAATGGCATAGCTCAAATTATGGAGGAAGAAACTGGtaatttgtaaaattataaACTAGTAGTAATTCTGATTGAGAGATATAAGAAAGTAAATGAAGTTGAATACTAGCTAGTCAATAGTCTTCcattaaaaaactaataaatAGTCCATGTGAAGTTTCTTTTCATATAACATATGCATCTTTCTTTGGCTTTGTGCACCAAACAGACACTGATGACAACGTACAACAAAACAAGGAGGAGCCAGCAGGTAAGCAATTGTGTAACTCATCCATGCATATTTGGAGCATTTAGCAAATGCAGTTTGAAATAAGAAAGATGTTTATATAATGTTTCTCCAGGGTTAAATCAGCAGCAGCCTGACCTAGGCCTTGCAGATGTACCACAAATTCCAGAGGAAGCAGCTCCAGGTactttaatatgtgttagtttCCTCTTGTCTCCCGACACGGAAAACCAAGCACGCAATTAtagtgagattaattaagtattaatctaaaatatttgaaaaatagattaatataattttttaaagcaactttcatatagaaaatttttgcaaaaaatacaccgtttagcagtttgaaaagcgtgcgtggaAATCGAGGGAAGTGAGTTGGGAAAAGggagaaaagaacacagcctattTGTTTAAAGATGAAGCCATTTAACTTGTTAGGCATAgatgatacttcctccgtttcacaatgtaagactttcaagcattgcctacattcatttagatgttaatgaatctagatatgtgtgtgtatatatatatatatatatgtttagattcattaacatctatatgtatgtgagcaatgctagaaagtcttacgttgtgaaatggagggagtatcatacaTGATTATTTGCTTCCACACTTTCCATGtacttttgaattttgatgGTTATGATAGTTAATTAAAACTAACATCTTAGGAAAATGTTCTCTACATTTTTCagtaacattattttttttcatcacgAATATCCCCAATCAATTGTATGCACGTTTATATATGTCATGTTTATTAATAAGTTTTGTCAAATATATAGGTCCAGCTGATCCTAATGAAGATGTAAACGATGTGTTTGAGTTCGCCCTCAACAACAATGTATTGGATCTGTAATAGCTCAACAATAATGCTCCAGACCTATCCAGCCGCGCGAACAAATATGAACTATTTTTTAAGCAACAATTTTAGTGCATGGAGGACACAATATGTCTAGAGAAACAATGTTGAACTTTGCCTGTCTGGATGCATAAATCTCTGTTATCCGAAGAAATTGTGCATGTTAATTACCTCTTGAAACTTGTTATAGTTGAACTCTGTTTGCAGACGAGAGTTtggattaatttattatgttccTGCTGGCTATCATTTTGTAAGGGTACTGCCATGGATATTCCAATAAGTATGTTAATTGgctagctactactactaggAAGATTAATTTCATAGATTCATAGGTGCCTTTCATGTCATTTCCATGATTGTAAGTAAATTCATTGGCACATAACTGCATGTACTCAGCTAATAAGGCAGAATAATATAATTTGTCATCCCGAAC encodes:
- the LOC107275921 gene encoding uncharacterized protein isoform X2, with the translated sequence MASMKQEKDARIIVLALAAPVTKFKPPQTRKRNKASSSNHAKSKRASTDGPSGIIKLKESTTFAHGKDQIMEEATDFVHQIGTVNNIQQNQEEPAGLNQQQPAYLGLAHGGPQIPLEAADTDDNVQQNKEEPAGLNQQQPDLGLADVPQIPEEAAPGPADPNEDVNDVFEFALNNNVLDL
- the LOC107275921 gene encoding uncharacterized protein isoform X3, which encodes MASMKQEKDARIIVLALAAPVTKFKPPQTRKRNKASSSNHAKSKRASTDGPSGIIKLKESTTFAHGKDQIMEEATDFVHQIGTVNNIQQNQEEPAGITMLQESTTANGIAQIMEEETDTDDNVQQNKEEPAGLNQQQPDLGLADVPQIPEEAAPGPADPNEDVNDVFEFALNNNVLDL
- the LOC107275921 gene encoding uncharacterized protein isoform X1 encodes the protein MASMKQEKDARIIVLALAAPVTKFKPPQTRKRNKASSSNHAKSKRASTDGPSGIIKLKESTTFAHGKDQIMEEATDFVHQIGTVNNIQQNQEEPAGLNQQQPAYLGLAHGGPQIPLEAAGITMLQESTTANGIAQIMEEETDTDDNVQQNKEEPAGLNQQQPDLGLADVPQIPEEAAPGPADPNEDVNDVFEFALNNNVLDL